The Dehalococcoidia bacterium genome segment CCTGTTGCAGGTGAGCCACCAGGACGGCTGGTGGCAGGCGCAGGTCGTGTTCGACATCTGAACCGCCGTCGCCGGTAGAGGGGCAGAGCGTATGGCCTATCTGGACACGGGCAGGGTGCGCTTGTGGTACGACGTTCGCGGGGAGGGCTTCCCGGTCCTCTTCATCCACGGTGGGTTTGCCGGGCTGGGCTACCGGCTGCAGCCGCGCACTTACGAGTGGCTGGACGAGTTCTCCCCTCACTACCGTGCGGTGGTCTATCACCGCCGCGGCTGCGGCTGGTCTTCCCTGCCCAGCGATGGCTGGTCGCTGGCGGACCAGGTGGCCGACGCCCTGGCCATCCTGGACGCCCTGGGGCTGGAGCAGGCCCACATCATCGGCAGTTCGGCCGGGGGCCCCATCGCCCTGCTGCTGGCCCTGGAGCACCCCCAGCGGGTGCGCTCCCTGGCCCTGGCCAACACCGCTGCTTCCCTCTTCCGTCCCGAGGCCGACCGTGGCATCATCGCCGTCGTGCGGTCCGAACTGGACACGCTGCGCCGCGAGGGAGCCCTGGCCATGTTCCGACGTCGGCCTCTGGAGGCCCGGGTTTCCCTGGCCGCCCTTTGGGAGCGACCCGCCGCCGAGGCCTCCGGGCGGCTGGAGGAATGGTCGGCCGAGTACCGGCGACTGGCCGAGGAGGCCGCCGCCTCCCTGAGGGAGGAGGAGTGGGCACAGCTCTGCGCTGCCGAGGTGGAGAACATCGCCGCCTATCTCGACATCGACCTGCGGCCCCGTCTGGGCGAGGTGCGGGCGCCGGCCATTGTCGTTCACGGCGACGCCGACCGTGTGGTGCCCCTGGAGTGGGGCATCGAGCTGGCGCGAATGCTGCCCGCTGCAGAGCTGGCGGTGGTGCCCGGTGCCCCCCATGGCATCCTGGGGGACAGCGCCGAGGCCCGACGCCTGGTACTCGAGTTTTTCCTGCGGGTGGACGGCCGTTTGAGATGAGGTGGTGGTGAGCGATGGGCAGGGACTGGAAGAGGGTGCTGCAGAAGATAGACGACTGGCGCTGGCTGCTGCCCCAGGAGTACAAGCCGGGCATGAGAGTGCCGGGACTCATCTACGCTTCCGAGGAGATGCTGTCCCACATCGGCGAGGACATGGCCATCGAGCAGGTGGCCAACGTGGCCTTCCTCCCGGGGATCGTCGGCTACTCC includes the following:
- a CDS encoding alpha/beta hydrolase codes for the protein MAYLDTGRVRLWYDVRGEGFPVLFIHGGFAGLGYRLQPRTYEWLDEFSPHYRAVVYHRRGCGWSSLPSDGWSLADQVADALAILDALGLEQAHIIGSSAGGPIALLLALEHPQRVRSLALANTAASLFRPEADRGIIAVVRSELDTLRREGALAMFRRRPLEARVSLAALWERPAAEASGRLEEWSAEYRRLAEEAAASLREEEWAQLCAAEVENIAAYLDIDLRPRLGEVRAPAIVVHGDADRVVPLEWGIELARMLPAAELAVVPGAPHGILGDSAEARRLVLEFFLRVDGRLR